In Lathyrus oleraceus cultivar Zhongwan6 chromosome 2, CAAS_Psat_ZW6_1.0, whole genome shotgun sequence, the DNA window GGGTGAGGAGTTTTTCCGTGCTACCGATAGATGGAGTTGTGGTATGTTGATTTTTCCTATTTTCGAACTTTATTTGATGGCACTAAAATGCAGTTTAATGTATCGATTTACATACTTGTTAATGTGTTCTAATTCACTTATATTTTTAAGTTGGATAATGTTATCATGTTTGTTTGTCTATAGATTGTTTGTCTATAAGAGAAATGTTATTTTGAATGTTCAATGTAGTAGATTGTCTTATCACTTGAATGaaattttatcatttttttttatgaatttgaAATCTGATCATTGTTTTTACTAAGTATGAATATGATCATTGTTTTTACTGAGTATGAATTCATAATGAGTTTGAAACCTGATCATTGATTTTACTGATTATGAAATCTGATTTATAAATGACTTTTGAATTCTCTCTTTTTTAAACTATAACTTTTGCGTCTTTGTCTTGGTGGCTGAACTGAACTGAGATACTgttagaaaaatttcttttgcTAATGTAATTGAGGTTTTGGGGCTTTGCTCTTTTGGTATTCATTGTGTTATTGTTTAAGGAAATTGTTGAGGATCAAGGAATGGTGATTGTTACTGGGTGGTGTAGCCCTATTTATCTCTTTCTTGATCTCAACATTTAATTTTCAATGTTTCTGTTCTGTTCATGTCTGGTGAGTACCTGCCAAGTATGTTGATCCTGGAGGGTACTTAATCACATAATGAAAAGTAGGGTTGATTGATTGATTACTGGAAAATTAGGGTTGATCAACTGATTAAATGACTATCCAAGGATGCATTAATTTAGAAGGAAAAAGATAAATGTGCTAGTTACATTAGATTCCTTGCATAGATTGTAGATTGTGTTCTATACAGTAGATTCTTACGCATGGCTTATTAGTGTTTTTGCAGGAGACACCTGGGTAGATTCTTAGATTATGCTGTTTCAGTTCGATATTACTTAACGCTATTAATTTACTTTCTTACACTGGAATCTTGCGATTATTACGTTTGCTAATTAGTCCACCTTCTTTATTTTGACTAGTCCATCACTTCCTTTCTTgtagatttttatttttattgtgtCTAATGGCATTAATTAAACGTTCATTTTTGAACTTCTTAGGTTGGCATCAATGTAATGATTGTGGAAAATCATGCCACTACATGTGCTATACTTGTACATATTCCGTATGCAAGGGTTGTACGAAAAAAGAAGTTGATTTTGTTAGTGTTAGAGGAAACAAAGGTTTGTGTGGAACATGCATGAGGATTATAGTACTGATTGAAAACAGTGCCCGGGGAATTAAGGTAATGGTTTGATGAACTTTACTATGAATACACATTAGTACTAATTTTCCCTCCCTCTCCCTTTATGTTGAGGATGCTTAGTGGTCTAACTTTCATCTTTTTATGTCCTTGTGCTACTTTTTTTTAGTGCGAAGTAGATTTTGATGACAAAAGCAGCTGGGAGTATCTTTTCAAGGTGTATTGGATGTACTTGAAAGGAAAACTATCTCTGAACTTTGATGAGGTCCTTCGAGCTAAAAGTCCATGGAACGGTGTTGTTCGTGTAAGTTGCAATGTTCAAGCTCCCCATAATGTTTTAGGAATTCGCAAAGTTGGCAACGGTTATGGTTCCGAGAGTTCCTGTATAATAAATTCAAATAGTCCAGTAAACAAGAAAGCTAAGGGAAATATTGGGGACAGTGCATCGTACAGTGCTGGACGCAATGTACAAGACTTGTCCACTACCAGTGAGCTAAATGAGAATAAATATGTAGTAAAGAACCAAATCAGTCTTAATGAAATGGCAAACCATGATGATACTAATGCAGGAGACGTGAGATTAGGAGAGTTTGGTGTTTCAAAAGACATTTTATCATTACTTCACTCTACAGGGATGGAACAGGCAGTCTGGCATTATCAGGATCCAACTGGGAAGGTTCACGGTCCTTTTAGTATGGCGTTGCTGCGCAAGTGGAAAGGAACTGGATATTTACCTCCAAATCTCAGAATATGGAGTGAGAAACAAGAGAAATCTATATTGTTGACGGATGCACTGAGTAAGTGTTCCCAAAATGTATCATTTCCATTCAACCATGAACAACAATCTTTGGGGGCCAGTGTTACGGTGGTAAATAAAGAAAATAGTCAGGATGGTCAACAATCTTTGGGGACCAGTGTTATGGTGGTAAATAAAGAAAACAGTCAGGATGGTCTTAACATTGCAACAAGGAGTGAAGTTTGTGCTAACAACCAAATTGTCATGCTGATAGCGGATGAAAAGGTTGCTGATGTTTGTACCCAATCTAATGGTAAAGAATCTGTTAAGAGCAACGGTGGGCACACTCCGTCTCCTGTTTTTACTATACAAGGGGATGGAGATGACTCTGTTAAGAGCAATGGTGGGCAAACTCCGTCTCCTGGTTTGACTATACAAGGGGATGGGAATATCACTAATAATGGTAAAGATGAGTCTGTTAAGAGTAACAGTGGGTACACTCCGTCTCCTGGTTTGACTATACAAGGGGATGGGAATATCACTAATAATGGTAAAGACGAGTCTGTTAAGAGTAACAGTGGGTACACTCCGTCTCCTGGTTTGACTATACAAGGGGATGGGAATATCACTAATAATGGTAAAGATGAGTCTGTTAAGAGTAACAGTGGGTACACTCCGTCTCCTGGTTTGACTATACAAGGGGATGGGAATATCACTAATAATGGTAAAGATGAGTCTGTTAAGAGTAACAGTGGGTACACTCCGTCTCCTGGTTTGACTATACAAGGGGATGTGAATATCACTAATAATGGTAAAGATGAGTCTGTTAAGAGTAACAGTGGGTACACTCCGTCTCCTGGTTTGACTACACAAGGGGATGGAAATATCAGTGATGGCCAAAGTGGTCATTTTGAAAGAAGGGAAGAGTCTCCCAAATGTGAAGTTTCTTATGCTGATGTGCAACCTGCACTACCTTCAACAGCCTTTGATGAGAATTTGAACGAAAAACCGTCTTTGGATAAAGTGGTGGTGGGCGGTAATGAGAATCAAGAAAAATTGAAAGGGAATGTAAATTTTGGCTTCAATGGGTTTTCTGAGGGTCCGGGCAATAGTGGGCAAAGTGATCAGAAACAATCGGACAATGAAGTGAATTCAGGGCAATATGTAAATTTGGGTTCCAATGGGTCTTCTGAGGGTCCGGGTAATAGTGGACAAAGTGATCAGAAACAATCTGACAATGAAGTGAATTCAGGGCAATCTTCTGGTCAGAACTGGAGAGCCTCTGATCTAGTTCACTCTGATATAGTCCATCCACCAATGGATGCCCCTTCATGGCTGGCTGCAATCTTTGGCGAAACTGATTCAGTTTCAGATCTGTTGGAACAGTTAGAGGCAAATGAGAAAGGTGGTGAATTGGAGTCTCCTGCAGAAATAATGGAGTGGGATGATGAGTTGACTGAGGGTGCTATTACTGATTGTTTCGGTTTCGCTAAAGCATTAAGCCCAATGCTTGATGGAGGTAAACTTGATACTCTGCCCTCCTCAAGTGATTTACATTTACCCTCCAGTGATTTACATTTATCATCTCAATCCCAACCCGTCGCATCAAAGGAGCCATTTCAGCAAGCTGATGTACATAATCATCAAGTTATAGGGGGAGAACAATCTTCAAAACCTTCCAAAGCTGAAACTGAGGTCCGCAGTCTTTGTAAAATATATTTTGAAAATATAGTTAAAATTTACATTTGGTTTCCCTTAAAGGAGAGAAACTAATCTATCAATTGTGTGCAGCCTACTTTCCCAGGTATTAGTTGGAATCCAGCTGGTCAATTTTCATGGGAATCAAGTCGTAAGTTGTTTCTCTACCATCTTCATTCATAACTATTTTTGCAAGATGTATCATATCTTGTATAATTATTATTAATCTTCATCAATTCACAGTTCATTTAATATGGATATTTTGGGTctggattttcaggttgaaatgccATGCCAGATGATTTTGCATTGGAGGCTCTACTATTTTTCTTTAGTCTTTAGGCTGAAACAAATTTTAGACAAACTTGAATCGGATACTTAATATCCTGTTTATAACAGCATTCTTTTGCAGCACAGCGACCTCTCACCTTCCTTCATTGTTGAGGAAGAAATGGAAGAGTGTCGTTCTTCTTCTTCGTAGTCAGTCAACTCTATTTCGCTATATAATTTTTTCTTGAACATTGAAACGCAGAGAAACTTATTCTTGATAGTTTAATTTTAACTCTGATGCGGAAATTCTATAATTGGCCTAATATATTTCTTTCTTTGGTTTTTATATATGGGATATATTATTCAGACTGCTCTGACATGAACAACACTTAATGTGTTACTATTAAAACCGAAGTGTTGTGCATTTGAATGTGCCAACATTTGATTTACTTTTTCTACTATAGAATCTTTAGTGTTATTCCAAGTCGTTTTCTAATGTTGTCATTGTTATCTCTTGTCTCGCATAAAATCCTTAGAGTTTTAATCCATTGAGATTTACCAAGTTCTCAAAGATTCTTTTCTTTTCTTCATATAGAAAAACATTTGCTTTTTTCTCCATATATACCATATTTTAACGATGGAGATTAATGCGCAACAAACCACATAAATAACACTACATGCTTCACTTTGTTCAATGGGTAATCACTTAATTTTGCCAACCATTTCTGAGCACAGTTTTTGTTTGAGTGCAATTCTTTGTCGAATAGTTTTTGTCTATTTTCATATCTCTCTAGGAAAATAAAAGAAGACTattgtatttttattatatttcaaaattattattattatttaagtatTTAAGTAACAATGAGTTTTAGTTGAAAATCGATATTTTAGATAAAATGTATTAAatgtatttattttaaaataaatcattatTAAAAAATGACTTGACATTTCATAAATGAGTGATGGATAAGTCCTCAATTTAGGGATATTAGAGTGTACTTTATTAGAATATTTACAACTTTTTATAATATAATTATTTGACCAATTCTTCTTATTTCTTTATATATTTGCTTAGTCAATAAATTCAGTATTGTGGGTACGTTTATTATTATATATGCATGTGTCTTGCTTGGTTTATGAAAATGGTATTTTGTGAAATTCAAACCTAGTTTTTGGTACTATTGTTTTGAGTACATATGACTAATTTACCTAGTCAAGGTCTTATACTCACTTATAAAACCTAAAAAGTTCTATAACTTTCTTAAAAAACCTAGTTATGTATTGTATATTGAGTTTCAGTTGTTTGATATTGCCATTATTGAAAAATGATCTATCGTAGATATTTATGCTTATAGTGAATGTGCGCATAGATACACTAATTTAATAACTCCATAAGTGTAGGCCCGTAAGAATAAGGTCTATTTGTGCATGTCATAAGATCTATTTGTGTATGTCTAAGGTATTAAAAAGTATGTCTACTCAATGTGATGATCTCTACGAGTGCTAGGACATAAGACTCACAAGGTTTATCTGTGTTTATCCTCGTGTATGTCTAAGGTATTAAAAAGTATGTCTCTCAAAGGtttatttgtgtttatcctcATGTATGTCTAAGGTATTAAAAAGTATGTTTACTCAATGTGATGATCTCTATGAGTGTTAAGACATAAGACTCACAAGGTTTATTTGTGTTTATCGAGGATATCAAAAAGTATGTCTACTCAATGTGATGATAGTTGGTTTATATAAGATCTCTAATTTCCTGGATGTTTTTAATGACCAAATTATTTTTCATTATGGTAAATGCTTCCTTGTCCACCTAAGGACGATTAATGGGAATAAAATATTTTGTCTTGCTATCTAAGATCAATCATTTATAGTCATTTATGTGACTTGAATGATCTGTCGACGTATATAATGGATAATAATCATAGGTGAGTTGTATCTAGTCGTGGACCGACTTTGTCTTGTTAAGATTATATGGGTTTAGCCCTTTCCTACATATGGGTTAAGTTGGGGCGGGTTGCTTCCCGCACGAGTGGGGACCGACCTAGAGAGAccatgaaggtgagaaaaacacaagaaatgggttgaattgtgttagactttttctttctttttaaaaCTCTTAGTCAGATTCTAAACACAAAGTCTAGAGTCTAAACCAGACGTGAGTGATAAGCAACGAATAAGGATTGAAAGAAAGAAGAGAGACACGTAAAATTGTTCTAGTTCCTCTCACAAACCAAGAGTAGTCCAGACCCTTGTACttacaagagattttcactataatcacactttgtccaagcacacaagcaagagactttcAATACCCAAACACTAAGTAAAATACTTgtatgctcaagcacacaagcaagagatTTTCAATGCTCAAACACAAAATAAAAGACTTTTATGCTAAAacacacaagcaagagacttccaatgTTCAAACACAAAGTAAGAGACTTCTATGCTCAAGCACATAAGCGAGAGAATTTCAATGCTCAAACACAAAGTAAAAGACTTATATGATCAAGCACACAAGCAAGGGATTTCCAATGCTCAAACACAAAGTAAGAGAATTCTAACAATCTACCTAACAAATAAAAGATTGTTTGAGGTAATACACCTGATATACAATCAAATGTGTAGACAAAATACAAGACACAAAGACTCTTTAAGACTTAGGGATTTCTAAGGTATACAAGGATAAGAAATCCTAAGTTAAACTTTTGTTTATGTTTTGACAGAGTAACTGCTCTTTGAATGTCAATAGTTCATTATTATTCTTCAAGTCTTCAGCTCCTTAAATAATGAAGGAAAATAGTCATTGGAGAGTTTGCACAAGAGAGTCTTTGAGAAGCTTGAATAGAGACATTGAGATGTTTCTTCAAATGTTTAATATCGTTGAAAGGCCATTTGAAATTCCTTTGATTCAAAAGGAATTATCGATTACATCCTAATTATCTATATGAAAAACAACTTAGGTATTCACGTGATCAGAAGAAGACAAAATAGTCTCAGAGTCAGACGTGATCTATCAGATTCACCTTGGTCTTTGTGCTTTGACTGACTTCAGATTCTGATCTTCAAAAGAAGACTTCTTTAAAGTCTAGTCTTCAGAGACTGGCTTCTTCAGAGTTTGATCTTCAGAAgttgacttcttcagagtctgatcTTTAGAAGTAGACTTCTGATCCTTCAGATTATGATATTTAAGCTTCTCTTTATATGTTCACTAACATAACCAATTCTTAGATTATTCTTGAAATTTTAGTCTATGATCCTGGAAACTTGAACAAATATTACTATACCAAATTGTTCTTTGAAtattttattatcatcaaaacctaagggatatgttataaaccaattttgttccaacaatctccctCTTTATGATGATGAGAAACACAAGTACTTAAGACCAATGATTGTTAATTTAACTAACAAGTTGATTTTAgggtctgaggtttgtaagctccccctgagtcTAATAGTCCAGAGGGTGAGGTTTATAAGCTCCCACTAAGCTCTATCCATCTATTCTTTCTTAGCAGTCATGACCTTTTAAGTGGCAGCAACATAAGTCAATTTCTCCTCTAAGTGATCATGCTTCTGACTGGAAGAAGCTACAGACTCGAATGAGAAAGACTTGAGATTTTGCAGAACTGTATCCACAAAAGTTCTGAGAGTGTCCCATTTAGATGCATAGGCTATAAGATCATATGCAATAAGCCTCTCGGTAATTAGATTATGAACTCTATCAAAGATAATAGTCATAAACTCTTCCATTTGGTATTTGATATGAGGTGAGAGGTTTAGATTTTGAGTGGGGTGATGTGTAGAGGGACTAGGTAGAGTTATTGTGCCAGATTCTGACACAA includes these proteins:
- the LOC127120175 gene encoding zinc finger CCCH domain-containing protein 44 produces the protein MEQPQLQPISQPVMTEDVRVFENSQMIGVNSVNTDVATSETAVKRKRGRPPRGTLPQPRPPPMKKTKDEEDVCFICFDGGSLVLCDHRGCPKAYHPACVKRGEEFFRATDRWSCGWHQCNDCGKSCHYMCYTCTYSVCKGCTKKEVDFVSVRGNKGLCGTCMRIIVLIENSARGIKCEVDFDDKSSWEYLFKVYWMYLKGKLSLNFDEVLRAKSPWNGVVRVSCNVQAPHNVLGIRKVGNGYGSESSCIINSNSPVNKKAKGNIGDSASYSAGRNVQDLSTTSELNENKYVVKNQISLNEMANHDDTNAGDVRLGEFGVSKDILSLLHSTGMEQAVWHYQDPTGKVHGPFSMALLRKWKGTGYLPPNLRIWSEKQEKSILLTDALSKCSQNVSFPFNHEQQSLGASVTVVNKENSQDGQQSLGTSVMVVNKENSQDGLNIATRSEVCANNQIVMLIADEKVADVCTQSNGKESVKSNGGHTPSPVFTIQGDGDDSVKSNGGQTPSPGLTIQGDGNITNNGKDESVKSNSGYTPSPGLTIQGDGNITNNGKDESVKSNSGYTPSPGLTIQGDGNITNNGKDESVKSNSGYTPSPGLTIQGDGNITNNGKDESVKSNSGYTPSPGLTIQGDVNITNNGKDESVKSNSGYTPSPGLTTQGDGNISDGQSGHFERREESPKCEVSYADVQPALPSTAFDENLNEKPSLDKVVVGGNENQEKLKGNVNFGFNGFSEGPGNSGQSDQKQSDNEVNSGQYVNLGSNGSSEGPGNSGQSDQKQSDNEVNSGQSSGQNWRASDLVHSDIVHPPMDAPSWLAAIFGETDSVSDLLEQLEANEKGGELESPAEIMEWDDELTEGAITDCFGFAKALSPMLDGGKLDTLPSSSDLHLPSSDLHLSSQSQPVASKEPFQQADVHNHQVIGGEQSSKPSKAETEPTFPGISWNPAGQFSWESSR